A region of Myxococcus stipitatus DSM 14675 DNA encodes the following proteins:
- a CDS encoding M1 family metallopeptidase, translating to MARPDPHSYNDSTQPETETLDWKARVDFHTRRLHAEATLTLKEASAGPLDLDTRDLEILRVVDAGGRPLPYMLAPPEPILGSRLRVELPAGVRQLTVHYRTSPTASALQWLTPSQTAGGQHPFLYSQCQAIHARSVVPLQDTPRIRIRYRAALRVPKALKAVMAASFVRREEHGVEAEEQYEMPQPVPPYLLAFAVGSLAPKELGPRSRVWAEPEQLEDAAEEFSGVDDMLRAAESLFGPYDWERFDLLTMPPSFPYGGMENPRLTFLTPTLIAGDKSLVNVVAHELAHSWTGNLVTNASAEHFWLNEGFTVFAERRILEALAGQEVAALHAALGRRALDEALHHFREHPHLTALRTHLTGVDPDEAFSQIPYEKGYLFLRAMEDAVGREKFDGFLRSYLATYRFKALTTEEFIAFTERELPGVLNRVNAEAYLRRPGVPVSAPAPRSRRLEALQRLRGTVPSVDAVKDWTPAEWQLFLEWMPADASKDLFRQLDERFGLTRSRNSEVLVAWLVAALRAGWEPAVGRTEAFLGEVGRMKYLKPLYGVLSASREHRGLARSLFKQYGERYHPIARQGVELILSRA from the coding sequence ATGGCTCGCCCCGACCCGCACTCCTACAACGACAGCACGCAGCCCGAGACGGAAACCCTGGACTGGAAGGCCCGAGTGGACTTCCACACAAGGAGACTCCACGCCGAAGCCACGTTGACGCTCAAGGAAGCATCCGCCGGCCCTCTGGATTTGGACACGCGGGACCTGGAGATTCTCAGAGTCGTAGACGCTGGGGGTCGCCCCTTGCCCTACATGCTGGCACCTCCCGAGCCCATCCTGGGGAGCCGGCTGCGGGTGGAGCTGCCTGCGGGCGTGCGGCAATTGACCGTGCACTACCGCACGTCTCCTACGGCCAGCGCGCTCCAGTGGCTGACACCTTCGCAGACGGCGGGTGGGCAGCACCCGTTCCTCTACAGCCAATGCCAGGCGATTCACGCGCGCAGCGTGGTGCCGCTGCAGGACACGCCTCGCATCCGCATCCGGTACCGCGCGGCGCTGCGCGTGCCCAAGGCGCTCAAGGCCGTCATGGCGGCCAGCTTCGTGCGGCGCGAGGAGCACGGCGTGGAGGCGGAGGAGCAGTACGAGATGCCGCAGCCGGTGCCGCCCTACCTGCTGGCCTTCGCGGTGGGGAGCCTGGCGCCGAAGGAGCTGGGCCCGCGCTCCCGCGTGTGGGCGGAGCCGGAGCAACTCGAGGACGCGGCGGAGGAGTTCTCCGGCGTGGACGACATGCTGCGCGCCGCCGAGTCCCTCTTCGGGCCGTATGACTGGGAGCGGTTCGATTTGCTCACCATGCCCCCGTCGTTCCCCTACGGCGGCATGGAGAACCCGCGGCTGACGTTCCTCACGCCCACGCTGATTGCCGGGGACAAGAGCCTGGTCAACGTGGTGGCGCATGAGCTGGCGCACTCGTGGACGGGCAACCTCGTCACGAATGCCTCCGCGGAGCACTTCTGGCTCAACGAGGGCTTCACCGTCTTCGCCGAGCGCCGCATCCTGGAGGCGCTGGCCGGGCAGGAAGTCGCCGCCCTGCACGCCGCGCTGGGCAGGCGGGCCCTGGACGAGGCCCTGCACCACTTCCGCGAGCACCCGCACCTGACGGCGCTGCGCACGCACCTGACGGGCGTGGACCCGGACGAGGCCTTCTCCCAGATTCCGTACGAGAAGGGCTACCTGTTCCTCCGCGCCATGGAGGACGCCGTGGGCCGCGAGAAGTTCGACGGCTTCCTGCGCAGCTACCTGGCCACGTACCGCTTCAAGGCCCTCACCACCGAGGAGTTCATCGCCTTCACGGAGCGGGAGCTGCCCGGGGTGCTCAACCGGGTCAACGCGGAGGCGTACCTGCGCCGTCCGGGCGTGCCCGTCAGCGCCCCCGCGCCCCGCTCTCGGCGGCTGGAGGCCTTGCAGCGCTTGCGCGGCACGGTGCCATCCGTCGACGCGGTGAAGGACTGGACGCCCGCGGAGTGGCAGCTCTTCCTGGAGTGGATGCCGGCGGACGCGTCCAAGGACCTGTTCCGGCAGCTCGACGAGCGCTTCGGCCTCACGCGGAGCCGCAACTCGGAGGTGCTGGTGGCGTGGCTCGTGGCGGCGCTGCGCGCGGGCTGGGAGCCGGCGGTGGGCCGCACGGAGGCGTTCCTGGGCGAGGTGGGCCGCATGAAGTACCTCAAGCCCTTGTACGGCGTGCTCAGCGCGTCCCGCGAGCACCGGGGTCTGGCGCGCTCGCTCTTCAAGCAGTACGGGGAGCGCTACCACCCCATCGCCCGGCAGGGCGTGGAGCTCATCCTGTCCCGCGCCTGA
- a CDS encoding DNA-methyltransferase yields MFAEAAAQNLKVVRRSLSENVHAKGDAWTLLRGDSLELLQQFEPQTFDMIFADPPYFLSNGGTTCKGGKRVSVQKGNWDVSRGVEEDHAFTTAWLAACQRLLKPTGTLWVSGTQHVIFNAGFAMQKLGYKLLNTVTWFKPNASPNLACRYFTHSTELLIWASPKSGGKLQHVFNYSKMKADNGGKQMRDAWVLPPSGDAEVTADGEGRLWTLTVPRGGEEKAFGSHPTQKPVALLERIIEASTPEDALILDPFNGSGTTGVAALKLNRRYVGIDMDAKYLELSEKRLKAVSSK; encoded by the coding sequence ATGTTCGCGGAAGCTGCTGCCCAAAACCTGAAGGTTGTCCGCCGTTCCCTGAGCGAGAACGTGCACGCGAAGGGCGACGCCTGGACGCTCCTGCGCGGGGACAGCCTGGAGCTTCTGCAGCAGTTCGAGCCCCAGACCTTCGACATGATTTTCGCGGACCCGCCGTACTTCCTCTCCAACGGGGGGACCACCTGCAAGGGGGGCAAGCGCGTGTCCGTGCAGAAGGGCAACTGGGACGTGTCGCGCGGGGTGGAGGAGGACCATGCCTTCACCACGGCGTGGCTCGCCGCCTGCCAGCGCCTGCTCAAGCCCACCGGCACGCTCTGGGTGAGCGGCACGCAGCACGTCATCTTCAACGCCGGCTTCGCGATGCAGAAGCTCGGCTACAAGCTCCTCAACACCGTCACCTGGTTCAAGCCCAACGCGAGCCCCAACCTGGCGTGCCGCTACTTCACGCACTCCACGGAGCTGCTCATCTGGGCCTCCCCCAAGTCGGGCGGCAAGCTCCAGCACGTCTTCAACTACTCGAAGATGAAGGCGGACAACGGCGGCAAGCAGATGCGCGACGCCTGGGTGCTGCCTCCCTCCGGCGACGCGGAAGTCACCGCGGACGGCGAGGGCCGGCTGTGGACGCTCACCGTCCCGCGCGGCGGCGAGGAGAAGGCCTTCGGCAGCCACCCCACGCAGAAGCCCGTGGCCCTGCTGGAGCGCATCATCGAGGCGAGCACCCCTGAGGACGCGCTCATCCTGGACCCCTTCAACGGCAGCGGCACCACGGGCGTGGCCGCCCTCAAGCTGAACCGCCGCTACGTGGGCATCGACATGGATGCGAAGTACCTGGAGCTCTCCGAGAAGCGGCTCAAGGCCGTCTCCTCGAAGTAG
- the rpmE gene encoding 50S ribosomal protein L31, translating into MKPEMHPVYPPARITCACGNVVETHSTRGSFSVEVCSNCHPFFTGKYKLMDTAGRIDRFRKKYAANPAKDAAAPAEGAAAPAKGGKKAKA; encoded by the coding sequence ATGAAGCCGGAAATGCACCCTGTCTACCCGCCGGCCCGCATCACCTGTGCGTGCGGGAACGTCGTCGAGACCCACTCCACCCGCGGCTCGTTCTCGGTGGAAGTCTGCTCGAACTGCCACCCCTTCTTCACGGGCAAGTACAAGCTCATGGACACGGCGGGCCGTATCGACCGCTTCCGCAAGAAGTACGCGGCCAACCCGGCGAAGGACGCCGCTGCTCCCGCCGAGGGCGCCGCTGCCCCCGCCAAGGGTGGCAAGAAGGCCAAGGCCTGA
- a CDS encoding tetratricopeptide repeat protein — protein sequence MRRLVLLALLVALPGCFYPADRGRALEAKVDRLGADSAQMQAELKEAREQLAATLPKIDEKVAEVTKALDGLDTAARRKDADIGIQLQKTMEDLSQLRGQVETYVHKITELETALGAQDQKLLALQGAAAVKEAEAKKKAEELKRPDNPKDFLALAREKAKAGEVLVARQLFTELMKKWTKDPLVGEAHYGLGETYLSESKCREALFEYGKVVQDHPKTPSAPDAYLRSSECFAQLKMRDESRMALEELVKSYPKSGAAKTAKERIAELDKSKTPPKKGGKK from the coding sequence ATGCGAAGGCTCGTCCTGCTCGCCCTGCTCGTGGCGCTCCCTGGTTGTTTCTATCCCGCCGACCGCGGCCGCGCCCTCGAGGCGAAGGTCGACCGTCTCGGCGCCGACTCCGCGCAGATGCAGGCGGAGCTGAAGGAGGCGCGCGAGCAGCTCGCCGCCACCTTGCCGAAAATCGACGAGAAGGTCGCCGAGGTCACCAAGGCCCTCGACGGCTTGGACACCGCCGCGCGCCGCAAGGACGCGGACATCGGCATCCAGCTCCAGAAGACCATGGAGGACCTCTCCCAGCTCCGCGGTCAGGTGGAGACGTACGTCCACAAAATTACCGAGCTGGAGACGGCCCTCGGCGCGCAGGACCAGAAGCTGCTCGCCCTGCAGGGCGCCGCCGCCGTGAAGGAGGCCGAGGCCAAGAAGAAGGCCGAGGAGCTCAAGCGCCCCGACAACCCCAAGGACTTCCTCGCGCTCGCGCGGGAGAAGGCCAAGGCCGGTGAGGTCCTCGTCGCCCGTCAGCTCTTCACCGAGCTGATGAAGAAGTGGACCAAGGACCCGCTGGTGGGCGAGGCCCACTACGGCCTGGGCGAGACGTACCTCTCCGAGTCCAAGTGCCGCGAGGCCCTCTTCGAGTACGGCAAGGTGGTGCAGGACCACCCGAAGACGCCGTCCGCGCCGGATGCGTACCTGCGCTCCTCGGAGTGCTTCGCCCAGCTCAAGATGCGCGATGAGTCGCGCATGGCGCTCGAGGAGCTCGTGAAGAGCTACCCCAAGTCCGGCGCCGCCAAGACGGCCAAGGAGCGCATCGCGGAGCTGGACAAGTCCAAGACTCCTCCGAAGAAGGGAGGCAAGAAGTGA
- a CDS encoding CheR family methyltransferase has protein sequence MALSGPQIRRLDDRLAERCRGLTPHQYLAFLKSPTGAADLEGLISAVVVNKTDLFRDEVQLNDFRDHVLAPLVARAGGRPLRLWSAGCSTGEEVATLLMLLAESGASPGSSVLGTDISEAALRRACSLSFTPEQLRRVPAGPRERYFMPKGSRLALVSALRERASFQVHNLMDAPYPRPPEEGGFDVVFCRNVLIYFTVESFHRTVAALADSLVPGGTLVLSSSEPLLQVPPTLSVVRTTSAFFHVRVGGPRSGEGTAAPRDSRSAWEVARPQDGASVGGTRGPAGSDAPAPSEDPRPSSGRADASSTPGGRSPEGPAEPGHTLASAAAFTEADLLFACVLDGASSGASDAAAERDLRRCLSLDPDHAAARYLLGLLLEQCRRPLDAAVEYRRALVSLEEGRSRPVPFFLNPSRLRVACAHAAGRLEPLGGTR, from the coding sequence ATGGCGTTGAGCGGCCCCCAGATTCGACGGCTGGATGATCGCCTCGCGGAGCGGTGCCGAGGCCTCACGCCGCACCAATACCTCGCGTTCCTCAAGTCCCCGACGGGCGCGGCGGACCTGGAGGGCCTCATCTCCGCGGTGGTGGTGAACAAGACGGACCTCTTCCGCGACGAGGTGCAGCTCAACGACTTCCGGGACCACGTCCTCGCGCCGCTGGTCGCGAGGGCGGGAGGGCGGCCCCTGCGCCTGTGGAGCGCGGGCTGCTCCACGGGGGAGGAGGTGGCCACGCTGCTGATGCTGCTGGCCGAGTCCGGCGCCAGTCCTGGGAGCAGCGTGCTGGGCACGGACATCTCCGAGGCGGCGCTGCGGCGTGCGTGCTCGCTGTCGTTCACCCCGGAGCAACTGCGCCGGGTGCCCGCGGGGCCGCGCGAGCGCTACTTCATGCCCAAGGGCTCGCGGCTGGCGCTGGTGTCGGCGCTGCGAGAGCGCGCGAGCTTCCAGGTCCACAACCTGATGGACGCGCCGTACCCCCGGCCGCCGGAGGAGGGTGGCTTCGACGTCGTCTTCTGCCGCAACGTCCTCATCTACTTCACGGTGGAGTCCTTCCATCGGACGGTGGCGGCGCTGGCGGACAGCCTGGTGCCGGGCGGGACGTTGGTGTTGTCCTCGTCGGAGCCGCTGCTCCAGGTGCCCCCGACGCTGAGCGTGGTGCGCACGACCTCCGCCTTCTTCCATGTCCGGGTGGGGGGACCTCGGAGCGGGGAGGGGACCGCGGCGCCTCGGGACTCCCGCTCGGCCTGGGAGGTGGCGCGGCCCCAGGACGGTGCCTCCGTCGGGGGAACACGCGGACCCGCGGGGAGCGATGCACCGGCCCCGAGCGAGGACCCGCGCCCTTCCTCGGGGCGAGCGGACGCCTCGTCGACTCCAGGAGGACGAAGCCCCGAGGGGCCGGCCGAGCCCGGTCACACGCTGGCCTCCGCCGCGGCCTTCACCGAGGCGGACCTGCTCTTCGCCTGTGTGCTGGATGGAGCCTCGTCGGGGGCCTCGGACGCGGCCGCGGAGCGGGACTTGCGGCGGTGTCTCTCACTGGACCCGGATCACGCCGCCGCGCGGTACCTGCTGGGGCTGCTGCTGGAGCAGTGCCGCCGCCCCCTCGACGCGGCCGTGGAGTATCGCCGGGCCCTGGTGTCCCTGGAGGAAGGCCGCTCGCGCCCCGTCCCGTTCTTCCTCAACCCCAGCCGCCTGCGCGTGGCGTGTGCCCACGCCGCCGGACGCCTGGAGCCCCTGGGCGGGACTCGCTGA
- the cheB gene encoding chemotaxis-specific protein-glutamate methyltransferase CheB, protein MGKKVSVLVVDDSLICRQLICEALSKDPDIEVVGSCADGKQAVEMTKELRPHVITMDVDMPVMDGLTATEHIMAECPTPILVLTADPRSQAPELTYRALELGALALQIKPAIDAGPEAWNLVREIKLLSSVRVIRHLRRPQKGITPPRVTTSVLPAVSMGVVVVAASTGGPQVLYRMLSELPADFPAPIVIVQHINAAFAESLAGWLANASRLKVRLAQDGEPLMPGHVLIAPPGQHTMIPFRGRVALKAGVERDGHMPSGTTLLESAARTYGRRAVGLVLTGMGADGAEGLLAIRQAGGLTLAQNEESCVVFGMPGAAVERKAVDHLIHGDEVAASLARLARGESLAVGR, encoded by the coding sequence ATGGGCAAGAAAGTGTCGGTGCTGGTGGTCGATGACTCACTCATCTGCCGACAGCTCATCTGCGAGGCGCTGAGCAAGGACCCCGACATCGAGGTGGTCGGTTCCTGCGCGGACGGCAAGCAGGCCGTGGAGATGACCAAGGAGCTGCGTCCCCACGTCATCACCATGGACGTGGACATGCCCGTCATGGACGGGCTCACGGCCACCGAGCACATCATGGCCGAGTGCCCCACGCCCATCCTGGTGCTGACGGCGGATCCTCGCTCGCAGGCGCCGGAGCTGACGTATCGGGCGCTGGAACTGGGCGCGCTCGCGCTGCAGATAAAGCCCGCCATCGACGCCGGCCCCGAGGCGTGGAACCTGGTGCGGGAGATCAAGCTGCTCTCCTCGGTGCGCGTCATCCGCCACCTGCGCCGTCCCCAGAAGGGCATCACCCCGCCGCGCGTGACGACGTCCGTGCTGCCCGCGGTGTCCATGGGCGTGGTGGTGGTGGCCGCCAGCACCGGCGGGCCCCAGGTCCTCTACCGGATGCTCTCGGAGCTGCCCGCGGACTTCCCCGCGCCCATCGTCATCGTCCAGCACATCAACGCCGCCTTCGCCGAGTCGCTCGCGGGCTGGCTCGCCAACGCCAGCCGGCTGAAGGTGCGGCTGGCGCAGGACGGCGAGCCCTTGATGCCGGGCCATGTGCTCATCGCCCCGCCGGGGCAGCACACCATGATTCCCTTCCGGGGCCGGGTGGCGCTCAAGGCCGGCGTGGAGCGGGACGGACACATGCCGTCGGGGACGACGCTGCTGGAGAGCGCGGCCCGGACGTATGGCCGGCGCGCGGTGGGCCTGGTGCTCACGGGCATGGGCGCCGATGGCGCGGAGGGACTGTTGGCCATCCGCCAGGCGGGAGGCCTGACGCTGGCGCAGAACGAGGAGTCCTGCGTCGTGTTCGGCATGCCGGGCGCGGCGGTGGAGCGCAAGGCGGTGGACCACCTCATCCACGGAGACGAAGTCGCCGCCTCGCTGGCGCGGCTGGCCCGGGGTGAGTCGCTCGCAGTGGGGCGCTGA
- a CDS encoding hybrid sensor histidine kinase/response regulator: MNPSERLLRQFRDLVTVRLERINRALMELEAGANVESGRGALRELHGLKGEARMMGFDDINSLVHEMEELVRCAEPKRYLLSADSTDALLSAADAVLLLSGAPPSSGTTSPEVERLVGWLQACIRAEAERLPPGAAAPEGGEAKARDLSASSAALARAASVGAEAKRVAPQGEGAGGTSVEPPVQGEPGTGPGLGRKGGIDDDARRARVVEGGGGTARAGTIPPVVTPRSEAGVSLTTPGTSTTAATRGWPSAPRAEATPARGTPALPGAGLLLTTTPVSSPGARTSATKAHSVPRQPETRLDAVRIDVASLDLLTSAVTNLSQIARRRERAHARRLALARELGQLAREAEDLGPAAAALVARLGTAKELAADLHRESKLLSNEELRDLGQVVEEVQGLRMLPLSVLFEPYPRMVRDLSRALGKEVELVVDGEDTRADRAVVEALREPLMHLVRNALDHGLETRVDRVTSGKHPRGCLTLRAAREGSRIILRVEDDGLGLDPAELRRVAVRRGILDESAANALSDAATRELIFLPGFTSRDVVTDLSGRGVGLDAVRASVQGLGGDVGVESAPGWGTIFELRVPVSLTVAPLLFVQVGHETLALSATHVSRALKVEPLHLCEVAGRPALLVEGRVLPLASLGALLGLSPEREVREGELVLVVRSQSGAAAVVVDRVLEERVQAILPLRGVLARFAHLTGATSLADGRLAMVLSAAYLTASAHGTSPVKLPRSTPVEPESRRRRVLVVDDSPLTRELISSLLEAVGYDTVVAGDGAEALDVLEGPPVDLVVTDLEMPGMDGLELTRRLKGHPTQSRLPVVILTTRGGEEDRRRGLSAGADGYITKGDLVRQDLVDVVGRLLS; encoded by the coding sequence GTGAACCCGAGCGAGCGCCTCCTCAGGCAGTTCCGGGACCTGGTGACGGTGCGTCTGGAGCGCATCAACCGGGCGCTCATGGAGTTGGAGGCGGGGGCGAACGTGGAGTCCGGGCGCGGGGCGCTGCGCGAGCTGCACGGGCTCAAGGGCGAGGCCCGGATGATGGGCTTCGACGACATCAACTCGCTGGTGCACGAGATGGAAGAGCTCGTGCGCTGCGCGGAGCCCAAGCGCTACCTGCTGTCCGCCGACTCCACGGATGCGCTGCTGAGCGCGGCGGATGCGGTGTTGCTGCTGTCGGGTGCGCCGCCGTCCTCGGGGACGACTTCGCCTGAAGTGGAGCGGCTGGTCGGGTGGCTCCAGGCGTGCATCCGCGCGGAGGCGGAGCGCCTGCCGCCCGGAGCGGCCGCACCCGAGGGAGGCGAGGCCAAGGCGAGGGACCTGAGTGCGTCGTCGGCCGCGCTCGCGCGCGCGGCGTCCGTGGGGGCCGAGGCGAAGCGCGTGGCTCCGCAGGGCGAAGGGGCAGGGGGGACGAGTGTCGAGCCTCCGGTTCAAGGCGAGCCAGGGACAGGCCCGGGACTCGGTCGCAAAGGCGGCATCGACGACGACGCTCGTCGAGCACGCGTGGTGGAGGGTGGTGGTGGGACGGCACGTGCTGGGACCATCCCTCCTGTCGTCACGCCGCGAAGCGAGGCGGGCGTTTCACTGACGACTCCAGGCACGTCGACGACGGCCGCGACGCGGGGCTGGCCCTCCGCGCCGAGAGCGGAGGCGACGCCCGCGCGAGGAACCCCAGCCCTGCCCGGCGCGGGGCTCCTGCTCACGACGACCCCCGTGTCCTCCCCGGGCGCGCGCACGTCCGCCACGAAGGCACACTCCGTCCCGAGGCAACCCGAGACGCGCCTGGACGCCGTGCGCATCGACGTGGCGAGCCTGGACCTGTTGACGAGCGCCGTGACGAACCTCTCCCAGATTGCGCGGCGGCGCGAGCGGGCCCACGCTCGACGGCTGGCCCTGGCCCGAGAGCTGGGACAGCTGGCTCGCGAAGCCGAGGACCTGGGGCCCGCCGCGGCGGCGCTGGTGGCGCGGCTGGGCACGGCCAAGGAGCTCGCCGCCGACCTCCACCGCGAATCCAAGCTCCTGTCCAACGAGGAGCTGAGAGACCTGGGGCAAGTCGTCGAAGAGGTGCAGGGCCTCCGGATGCTCCCGCTCTCCGTCCTCTTCGAGCCCTACCCGCGCATGGTCCGCGACCTCTCGCGCGCCCTGGGCAAGGAGGTGGAACTCGTCGTCGACGGCGAGGACACCCGCGCGGACCGGGCCGTCGTCGAAGCCTTGCGCGAGCCGCTCATGCACCTGGTGCGCAACGCCCTGGACCACGGCCTGGAGACCCGCGTCGACCGGGTGACCTCGGGAAAGCACCCGCGAGGCTGCCTCACGCTGCGCGCCGCGCGTGAGGGGAGTCGCATCATCCTCCGCGTCGAGGACGACGGCCTGGGCCTGGACCCCGCGGAGCTGCGCCGGGTGGCCGTCCGCCGGGGCATCCTCGACGAGAGCGCCGCCAACGCCCTCTCCGACGCCGCCACCCGTGAGCTCATCTTCCTGCCCGGCTTCACCTCCCGGGACGTCGTCACCGACCTGTCAGGCCGGGGCGTGGGGCTGGACGCGGTGCGCGCCTCCGTCCAGGGCCTGGGCGGGGATGTGGGCGTGGAGTCCGCCCCGGGCTGGGGCACCATCTTCGAGCTGCGCGTCCCCGTCTCCCTCACCGTGGCCCCCCTGCTCTTCGTCCAGGTGGGCCACGAGACACTCGCGCTGAGCGCCACCCACGTCTCCCGCGCCCTCAAGGTGGAGCCCCTGCACCTGTGCGAGGTGGCCGGCCGGCCCGCGCTCCTCGTGGAGGGGAGGGTGTTGCCCCTGGCCTCCCTGGGGGCGCTCCTGGGCCTCTCCCCGGAGCGGGAGGTGCGCGAGGGGGAGCTCGTCCTCGTGGTCCGAAGCCAGAGCGGGGCCGCCGCCGTCGTGGTGGACCGGGTGCTGGAGGAGCGCGTCCAGGCCATCCTCCCCCTGCGAGGCGTCCTCGCGCGCTTCGCCCACCTCACCGGGGCCACGTCCCTGGCGGACGGCCGGCTCGCGATGGTGCTGTCCGCCGCCTACCTCACGGCCAGCGCCCACGGGACATCCCCGGTGAAGCTGCCCCGCTCGACACCCGTGGAGCCCGAGTCCCGGCGCCGCCGGGTCCTGGTCGTGGACGACTCCCCGCTCACCCGGGAGCTCATCTCCAGCCTCCTGGAGGCGGTGGGGTACGACACCGTGGTGGCGGGCGATGGGGCGGAGGCGCTGGACGTGCTGGAGGGCCCTCCGGTGGACCTCGTCGTCACGGACCTGGAGATGCCGGGCATGGACGGGCTGGAGCTGACCCGGCGCCTCAAGGGGCATCCCACCCAGTCCCGGCTGCCCGTCGTCATCCTCACCACGCGTGGTGGCGAGGAGGACCGGCGGCGTGGGCTCTCGGCGGGGGCGGACGGCTACATCACCAAGGGGGACCTGGTGCGCCAGGACCTGGTGGATGTGGTGGGGCGACTGCTGTCCTGA
- a CDS encoding methyl-accepting chemotaxis protein, with translation MSTRGGARKASFSRHLMMPIPLANLVGAGLGLHYARLTLSESLAVDGRLSLLLRLGMLLCGVAMVMGAAAGLSRLRTLRGLERGDVAATPESLKAAVLEVTRAPDEAFLTSLGLWLLTTVGLGASLWGLAGADADMSRRIAGLGFLFGPLTSLLVHCLVILRSRQVVLWLGELGMTHAQLIAAMPRRAEIRARLVAFGFISVVTPAVLSVQLSSALGERALDRLVANGAPTAELASTLRLEALASGGPLVLLVFGLALTTAYLGGTLLGRPLRELSNEARRIAEGDLASPRVVPAEDEIWDVSAAFTTMRAHLADVMSQLQRAGAQISATTEEILTTSGRYEAGAAEQASSLDETSATTEELARSARQIAENAGSVAQIAQRTLGAAQQGQRSAESFLGSMERMRQDNVAIASAVVRLNKRVQQIGKIVAFINGVADKSDLLALNAELEGTKAADVGRGFSLVAAEMRRLAENVLESTKEIEGLIEEVREASAAAVSATEGGVKAVETGTTLAQQVSESLRQITRLAGKTSDAVRSISLATQQQQTGTDQLAETMADILRITQQSLNATKQVSSANTDLLVLARDLREVVERFQIGRETLREEGG, from the coding sequence ATGAGCACGCGCGGAGGCGCTCGGAAGGCGTCGTTCAGCCGGCACCTGATGATGCCCATCCCCCTGGCGAACCTGGTGGGCGCGGGGCTGGGGCTTCACTACGCCCGGCTCACCCTGTCGGAGTCGCTCGCGGTGGACGGGCGCCTGTCCCTGCTCTTGCGGCTGGGGATGCTGCTGTGTGGCGTCGCCATGGTGATGGGGGCGGCGGCGGGGCTGAGCCGGCTGCGCACCCTGCGCGGGCTGGAGCGCGGGGATGTGGCGGCGACGCCCGAGTCACTGAAGGCCGCCGTGCTCGAGGTGACGCGGGCTCCCGACGAGGCGTTCCTCACGTCGCTGGGGTTGTGGCTGCTCACCACGGTGGGGCTGGGGGCGTCGCTGTGGGGCCTGGCGGGGGCGGACGCGGACATGTCCCGGCGCATCGCGGGGCTGGGGTTCTTGTTCGGCCCGCTGACGTCGCTGCTGGTCCACTGTCTGGTCATCCTCCGCTCGCGCCAGGTGGTGCTGTGGCTGGGGGAGCTGGGCATGACGCATGCGCAGCTCATCGCGGCGATGCCTCGGCGGGCGGAGATTCGGGCGCGGCTGGTGGCGTTCGGCTTCATCTCCGTGGTGACGCCGGCGGTGCTGTCGGTGCAGCTCTCCTCGGCGCTGGGGGAGCGGGCGCTGGACCGGCTGGTGGCGAACGGGGCTCCGACGGCGGAGCTGGCGTCGACGCTGCGGCTGGAGGCGCTGGCTTCGGGCGGGCCGTTGGTGTTGCTCGTCTTCGGGCTCGCGCTGACGACGGCGTACCTGGGGGGCACGTTGCTGGGGCGGCCCCTGCGCGAGCTGTCGAACGAGGCCCGGCGCATCGCGGAGGGCGACCTGGCCAGTCCTCGCGTGGTGCCCGCGGAGGATGAAATCTGGGACGTGTCGGCCGCCTTCACCACGATGCGCGCGCACCTGGCGGACGTCATGTCGCAGCTCCAGCGCGCGGGGGCGCAGATCTCCGCGACCACGGAGGAGATTCTCACCACGTCGGGGCGCTACGAGGCGGGGGCCGCGGAGCAGGCGAGCTCGCTGGACGAGACGAGCGCGACGACGGAGGAGCTGGCGCGCTCGGCTCGGCAGATCGCGGAGAACGCGGGCTCGGTGGCGCAAATCGCTCAGCGCACGCTGGGGGCGGCGCAGCAGGGGCAGCGCAGCGCGGAGTCGTTCCTGGGGTCGATGGAGCGGATGCGCCAGGACAACGTGGCCATCGCCTCCGCGGTGGTGCGCCTCAACAAGCGCGTGCAGCAGATTGGGAAGATTGTCGCGTTCATCAATGGCGTGGCGGACAAGTCGGACCTGCTCGCCCTGAATGCCGAGCTGGAGGGCACCAAGGCGGCCGACGTGGGCCGAGGCTTCTCGCTGGTGGCCGCGGAGATGCGGCGGCTGGCGGAGAACGTGCTGGAGTCCACCAAGGAAATCGAGGGGCTCATCGAGGAGGTGCGTGAGGCCTCGGCGGCGGCGGTCTCCGCGACGGAAGGGGGCGTGAAGGCGGTGGAGACGGGGACCACGCTGGCGCAGCAGGTGTCGGAGTCGCTGCGGCAAATCACCCGGCTGGCGGGGAAGACGTCGGACGCCGTGCGCAGCATCTCGCTTGCCACGCAGCAGCAGCAGACGGGCACCGACCAGCTCGCGGAGACGATGGCGGACATCCTCCGCATCACGCAGCAGAGCCTCAATGCGACGAAGCAGGTGAGCTCGGCCAACACGGACCTGTTGGTGTTGGCGAGAGACCTGCGGGAGGTGGTGGAGCGGTTCCAGATTGGACGCGAGACGCTGCGGGAGGAGGGCGGGTGA